Below is a genomic region from Sphingomonas sp. KR3-1.
TCTTGGCGCTGGCGGCCGCCGCCGCTCCGATCGCCGCGCTCCCCGCCAGGCAGACCGCACCCGCCCCGGCCCAGGCGCAAGACGGCGCCTTCACCTTCGAAGAAGCGATGATCCCGGCGCGTGACGGGGTGAAGCTCCACACCGTGATCATGCGCCCCAAGGGCCAGACCGGCCCGCTGCCGATCCTCTTCCAGCGCACGCCCTATGGCGTTCCCGGCCAGGCGCCCCGCGCCATTCCGGCAAGCTGGGCGGCTCTTGTCAAGGACGGCTATATCTTCGTCTTCCAGGACATGCGCGGCCGCTTCGGCTCCGAAGGCGGGCCCTTCACGCTCTCGACCGAGATCAAGACCGGCAAGGGCGCCGTCGACGAAGCGACCGACGCCTATGATTCGATCGACTGGCTGGTGAAGAACGTGAAGCCGAACAACGGCAAGGTCGGCATGTGGGGCGTCTCCTATCCCGGCCTCACCGCCGCGATCGCGCTCGCCCGCCCGCATCCCGCGCTCAAGGCGGTCAGCCCCCAGGCGGCGTGGACCGACTATTGGAAGAGCGACGACCTCCACCGCTGGGGCGCGATGCGGCTCACCTATGCCAGCGACTGGGTCAACAGCCTCCAGGCCGACAAGACCAATGCCGGCATCGACCTCTACGACCGCTACGACACCTATGAGTGGTTCCTCAAGGCAGGCTCGCCGGCGGACATCGAGGCGAAGTATTTCAAGGGCCGGGTGCCGCGCTACCAGGAGATGATCGACCATCCCGACTATGACGATCACTGGAAGAAGCAGGTCTGGTCGGACACGCTGAAGAAAACCACCGTGCCGACACTCAACGTCGCCGGCTACTGGGACCAGGAAGACCCCTGGGGCAGCTGGCAGATCTTCCACAAGCAGCGCGAGAACGATCCCAACAAGCTCGCGCTGATGGTCGCGGGGCCGTGGAACCATGGCGGCTGGCGCTCGGCGGGCAATGCGCTGGGCCGCATCCCGTTCGGCGTCGACAGCGGCACCCAGTTCCAGGAACAGGTCGAGGCGCCGTTCTTCGCCTATTGGCTGCACGGCACCGGCACCAAGCCCGACTTCGCGCTCAAGAGCTTCCAGTCGGGCAGCTGGCAGTGGAAGACCTACAAGGACTGGCCGCTCGCCAACATGAGCAGCAAGAGCATCTATCTCCACGCCGATGGCAGCCTGTCGTTCACCGCCCCGGCCGAGGGCGAAGGCTGCCGCGACTATATCTCCGACCCCGCCAACCCGGTGCCGTTCCGCCAGCGCCCGATGTCCGAGACCTACAAGACGCCCGACTGGCGCACCTGGGAATCGGACGACCAGCGCTTCGTCGAATATCGGCCGGACGTGCTGAGCTACACCAGCGCGCCGCTCGACGCAGATCTTACCGTCACCGGCAGCATCACCGCCGACCTGATGGCGGCGACCAGCGGGACCGACAGCGATTTCGTGGTCAAGCTGATCGACGTGTTCCCCGACGATTACGAGAAGCCGCCGACCGCGCTCGGCGCCTATGCCAAGGGGCTGAGCGGCTATGAGCTGCCGATCGCCATGGAAGTGCGCCGCGGCCGCTATCTCGAATCGCTCGAGAAGCCGACGCCTTTGGTGCCGAACCAGGTGACCAACTGGATGATCCCGCTGCGCGAGCATGACCATGTCTTCAAGAAGGGCCACCGGATCATGGTCCAGATCCAGTCGACCTGGTTCCCGATGATCGACCGCAACCCGCAGACCTTCGTGCCCAATATCTACAAGGCCAAGCCGGCGGACTATCAGAAGGCGACGCAGAAGGTCTGCGCCGGCTCGGCGATCATGCTGCCGGTGGTGCAGTGAGCGCCGTCGCCAGGCTGGCAGCGGCACTTGTGCTGAGCTGGGCTTCGCTGTGCGCCGCGCACGCCCAGCAAGGCCAGCCGCCGAAGGTCCAGAACTACAACGCCCCCGGCAATCTCGAGCAGACCGCCGATCTGGGCTGCATCGCGCTGAAGGACGCGGCGCCGCGTTACACCCCGGTCGATCTCTTCCGCGCCGCGGGCACCTGCATCTCGGCGCACCGCTATGACGACGGCGCGAGGCTGTTCGTCCTGGCGGGCGCCTATGGGCGTTTCGACATGCTCCGCGTCGCCGATACGACCGCACACCAGGCGATCCTGGTCATCCGCTCGGAGATTTTCGGCGATCTTCCCCAAGCCGATTCGGATGCCTTCTCCGCGTCGCTGAAGACCATCATCGTCGACGGCAAGCTGGCGCCGGATCTCTGCGCCACGATCCAGAGGATCGGGGCACCGACCTACCACCCCCGCTACATGATCCAGCATGGCATGGGCGCGTTCACGGGCAACAAGGGCAACGGCCTGGTCGACAAGTTCGACGCCGACGCCGCCTGGAAACAGGTGCGCGCCGACTATCTGAAGTGCGCGGCGAAATAGCCTAGGCTTCCCCCCGCGCCGCGAGGATCTGCACCCAGGGGTTCGGCTTCGCCTCGCCGACGCGGTGCAGCGTGTTGCGGTCGTGGTGATCGAAGCTGCCCTGGCCCTTCACCGCGAGCGTGGTGTGGATGTCGTAGCTCCAGCCGCCGTCGTCGGCGAACACGATGTCGAGCGTATAGGCGTCGGTGCGGAAGGCATATTCGAGGAAGTCGGTCGAGCAGATGCCATAACTGGTCGGGCCGCGCGTCGCTTCCACCCGGAGCGCCTTGCCGTCCGCCGAGGCCTTGCCGCTGGCGAGCAGCACCTGGCCGCGCGGGATCGCCAGCGTCTGCAGGATCATCCCCGTTGCCGGCTCCCACAGCCAGTATCCCACCTGGTCGTGGAAGGTGATGTCCTCTTCCGCGGTGGTGATGTGGATATGGTAGCGCAGCCCATAGAGGAGCTGCGGGCCGTTCGCCTGCGGATCGATGGGCACGAACTCGATCCGCTCGATGAAGTCGCGCTGCTCCGGCCCCTCGGCCTTGGGATTGATGTCGATGCCCTTGTGCCCCTCCCAGCGGCCGGCGAGGCGCGCGAGGGGGCCGAGATTGGCCAGCGTGTTCGGATCGACATCCTCGGGTTCGGTGAAGATGTCGAGCGGGAACGGCGTCATCTCAGTTCTTCAGCCGGTAGCCGGTGCGGAAGATCGTGACGATCAGCCCGAGGCAGAGCGCCAGGAAGCCGGCGATGAAGCCCAGGCTCCAGCGCACGTCGATGTCGCCCACCGCGCCGAAGAATGCCCAGCGGAAGCCGCTGATCAGATAGGCGATCGGGTTGAACAGGCTCACCGTGCGCCACGGATCGGGCAGGAAGGTGAGCGGATAGAAGGTGCCGCCGAGGAAGGTCAGCGGCGTCAGGATCAGCGCCGGCACCACGTTGAGCTGCTCGAAGCCCTTGGCCCAGATGCCGATGATGAAGCCGAACATCGAGAAGCTGACCGAGGTGAGCAGCAGGAAGGCGAGCATCGCCAGCGGGTGATCGATGCGCAGCGGCACGAACAGTCCCGAGGTCAGCAGGATGATCAGCCCGATCACCACCGACTTGGTCGCCGCCGCGCCGACATAGCCGATCACCAGCTCGACCGCCGAGATCGGCGCCGAGAGCAGCTCGAACACGGTGCCGGTGAACTTGGGGAAGTAGATGCCGATCGAGGCATTGGCGACGCTCTGGGTGAGCAGCGACAGCATGATCAGCCCGGGCACGATGAAGCTGCCATAGGCGACGCCGTTGATCGACGGGATGCGGCTGCCCATGCCGGTGCCGAACACGATGAAATAGAGCGAGGTGGTGATCACCGGGGTGGCGATCGACTGCCAGAGCGTGCGCAGGGTGCGCGCCATCTCGAACTTGTAGATGGCCCAGATGCCGTGGAAGTTCATGCCCGGGCCTCCCCATTTCCAGCAGACTTGTTCTCGACGAGACCGACGAAGATGTCCTCCAGGCTCGACTTGCTGGTATCGAGATCCTTGAACGCGATACCCATCTCGCTGAGCTTCCTGAGCAAGGACGGGATGCCGGTGCGCTCGGCCTGCGCATCGAAGGTGTAGCGCAGGCGATGCCCCTCGTCCTCGAGGCTGAGATGCCATTCCTCGAGGCCGGCCGGGATCACGGTCATCGGCTCGACCAGGCTGAGATCGAGCTCGCGCTTGCCGAGCTTCTTCATCAGCTCGGCCTTTTCCTCGACCAGCAGCAGCTGGCCCTTGTCGATCACGCCGACCCGGTCGGCCATCTCCTCGGCCTCTTCGATATAATGGGTGGTGAGGATGATTGTGACGCCGCGCTCGCGCAGCTTGCCGATCATCTTCCACATGTCGCGGCGCAGCGACACGTCGACACCGGCGGTGGGCTCGTCGAGGAACAGGATGTCCGGCTCGTGGCTCAGCGCCTTGGCGATCATCACGCGGCGCTTCATGCCGCCCGACAGCTCCATGATCTTGGCGTTCCGCTTGTCCCACAGCGACAGGTCCTTGAGCACCTGGTCGCAATAGGCCTGGTCGGGCGCCTTGCCGAACAGCCCGCGCGAGAAGCGCAGCGCCGAGCCGACGGTGGAGAACATGTCGACCGCGATCTCCTGCGGCACCAGCCCGATCTTCGAGCGGGCCGCACGCGGCTCGCGGATCGCGTCGTGCCCGTCGACCAGGATCGTGCCGGTGCTCGGCGTAACGATGCCGCAGATAATCGAGATCAGCGTGGTCTTGCCCGCGCCGTTCGGCCCGAGCAGCGCGAAGATCTCGCCGCGGCGGATTTCGAGATCGACATGATCGAGCGCCTTGTGGCCGGAGCCATAGGTCTTGCTCACGCCGCGTATCGTAAGAATGGATGCCATGATGCCCCCGGCCGGGAAAGGACCCGCTAAGTAGGGCGCCCGACGCGACGCGGCAACCGGTCGGTACAAAAAGTGCGAAAAGTCACGAAAGCCGCGACATCCACGCGCGTGTGCGCGCGCGAGAAAGTCGGGTTCGGCTATTTCCCCTTGCGGGCCTCGGCCACTGCCGCCGACAGGCTGGCATAGTCGCGGGCGCCGTAGAGCACCTGGTTGCCCACCACCCAGGTCGGCGTGCCGCTCATCCCGATCTGGCCGGCGATCTCGCGGTTCGAGCCGAGCTCGTCCTCGACCGGCTTGGACTTGAGCGCGGCCTGGGCCTGGGCCGTATCGAGCCCGGCCGCCGCGGCCGCCCTGGCGATATTGGCCGCGCTCGGGCCGTCGCTGGCGAACAGCGCATCGTGGAACGGGCGGAACTTGCCCTGCTCGGCCGCGGCCAGCGCCCAGCGCGCCGCGACCACGCTGTCGGGCCCGAGCACCGGGATCTCGCGATAGACGACGCGGACCCGCGGATCACGCTGGAGCAGCTCGGCAAGCGCGGGCAGGCTGGCGCGGCAATAGCCGCAGGCATAGTCCATGAAGGCGACGACGGTGACGTCGCCCTGCGGATTGCCCGCCCAGGCGCCGGCGAACGGCGTGTGGACGCGCGGGCCGACCACGGCGAGCGCCTGCGCGGCTGCCGCGGCCTGCTGCTTCTGATGATAGGCATCGACCGAATCGAGCAGCACATCGGGATGCGCGACGATATAGTCGTGGACCACGCGCTCCTGCGCAGCCTTGCCCGCGCCGGGCAGGGCCGCCTGGATCGCGGCGAAGATCCCGGCCCCGAGCAGCGCGCACAGCACGAAGGCGCCGGCCAATGCCAGCGGAGACCGCAGAAGCCGCTCGATCATCGGTCTTTCTTCTTCTTCCGGATTTCGTCCCACGCCGTCTGCGAGACCATGTTGATGTCCTGGGCGCGCACCCAGTCGGGCGAGCCCTGGGGCAGCCCCGCCATCGCCGCACGCGAGCTCATCAGCGCGGTGCCGACATCGCCCATCAGATGCGCGCGCTCGGCAGTGGCAAGCGCGGTGCGCGGCTCGTCGCCCTTGCGGTCATAGACGGTGCCGAGGTTGAGCCAGGCGAAGGGATTGTCGTTGTCGCGCGCCACGGCCTGCTTGAGCACGCGCTCCGCCTCGTCGAGATTGGCCTTGTTCTCGGTGGCGAGCAGCGCATGGCCGAGCGTGCTGGCGATCAGCGGCTGGTTGTTGGAAAGCGCGGTCGCCTCGCGCAGCGGCACGATCGCGCCGACCGGATCGCCCGATTCGAGCATGATCTGCCCCTCGAGCTCGAGGAAATAGGGATCCTTGGGCGCGATCTTGATCAGCGCCTCGGTCTCCGCCGCCGCCTGCTCGGGATAGCCCGATTTGTGATAGGCATAGGCGCGGGCATAATGGGCATAGACCGACTGGTCGCTCACCGGATATTTCGCCAGCGTATCCTTGGCGTCGTTGACATAGCCGCGCAGCTTGGCCTGGACGCGCTTGAAGCGGATCTCCAGCGCCGGATCGTTGGGCTTGGTCCAGCTGGGCGAGTTCATCAGGTCCGCCTTCAGCGTCTCGACACGGTCCTGCGACATCGGGTGGGTCTGCGCGAAGGGATCGACCTCGGGGTCGGTCGAATAATAGCCGTAGCGGTGCATCTGCGCCGTGAGCTTGTCGAAGAAGCTCAGCATGCCGCGGCCGCTGATCCCGGCGCTGTTGAGGAACTTGGAGCCCGCCGCGTCGGCCGAAGCCTCCTGGACGCGGCTGAAGGCGAGATACTTGCCGAGCGCGGCGCGCTGGCCGGCCATCAGGATGCCGGTGCCCGCCTCGCCGCTGCCCGCCGCCATCGCGGCGACGCCAAGCAACAGGCTGAGCAGCGAGATGTTGGTATAGCCGCCGTCGTTCTGGAACACGGCATGGCCGCCGACGATGTGGCCGATCTCGTGCGCGATCACGCCCTGGACTTCGTTGGCGCTCGAGGCGGCATCGATCAGGCCCGAATGGACATAGACGACCTGGCCGCCGGCGACGAAGGCGTTGATCGAACTGTCGTTGATCAGCACGACCTTGGCATTGGCGGGCGAGAGCCCGGCCGCGACGAACAGCGGCTTGGCCATGTCGCCGAACAGCGCCTCGGTCTCCGCATCGCGCAGGATCGATTGGGCAACGGCGGGCTGGATCCAGAGCAGCAGGGCCGCGGAGATCAGGGCGTAGATACGCTTCATGGCCGTCCGTATCCCCCGATTTGCCGTTGCGATCAATGCCGTTGGGCGTGCGTCCGGCTCGATGAACCGCTGGTGAAGCCCGGGCGAGCGCGGCCATGAGAAAGGGCGCCGGTCTCGCGACCGACGCCCCTTTTTCTCAGGCCTTCGGATCAGGCGCCGAAGGTGCGCTGCCACCACCCGCGGCGCGGCGAGCCGTCCTCGTTCACGCCTTCCTCGCCTTCGGCATCCGCGGCGGGCGCGGTATCCTGCGCGACGGGCGCTTCCAGGGCGGGCTCGGGCGCAGCCGCCGTAGTCACGGCCTTGCGGCGCGTGCGCTTGGGCTTGGCCGGCGCTTCCTCGGCAACCGGCTCGGCGACGACCTCGACCGGCGCTTCGACCGCAGGTGCGGCCTCGGCCTCGACGGCTTCCGCCCCTTCGGCATCGCTCAGGGCAGGCTTCTTCTTGCGGCTGCGC
It encodes:
- a CDS encoding CocE/NonD family hydrolase, encoding MRLVSLLALAAAAAPIAALPARQTAPAPAQAQDGAFTFEEAMIPARDGVKLHTVIMRPKGQTGPLPILFQRTPYGVPGQAPRAIPASWAALVKDGYIFVFQDMRGRFGSEGGPFTLSTEIKTGKGAVDEATDAYDSIDWLVKNVKPNNGKVGMWGVSYPGLTAAIALARPHPALKAVSPQAAWTDYWKSDDLHRWGAMRLTYASDWVNSLQADKTNAGIDLYDRYDTYEWFLKAGSPADIEAKYFKGRVPRYQEMIDHPDYDDHWKKQVWSDTLKKTTVPTLNVAGYWDQEDPWGSWQIFHKQRENDPNKLALMVAGPWNHGGWRSAGNALGRIPFGVDSGTQFQEQVEAPFFAYWLHGTGTKPDFALKSFQSGSWQWKTYKDWPLANMSSKSIYLHADGSLSFTAPAEGEGCRDYISDPANPVPFRQRPMSETYKTPDWRTWESDDQRFVEYRPDVLSYTSAPLDADLTVTGSITADLMAATSGTDSDFVVKLIDVFPDDYEKPPTALGAYAKGLSGYELPIAMEVRRGRYLESLEKPTPLVPNQVTNWMIPLREHDHVFKKGHRIMVQIQSTWFPMIDRNPQTFVPNIYKAKPADYQKATQKVCAGSAIMLPVVQ
- a CDS encoding heme-binding beta-barrel domain-containing protein, whose protein sequence is MTPFPLDIFTEPEDVDPNTLANLGPLARLAGRWEGHKGIDINPKAEGPEQRDFIERIEFVPIDPQANGPQLLYGLRYHIHITTAEEDITFHDQVGYWLWEPATGMILQTLAIPRGQVLLASGKASADGKALRVEATRGPTSYGICSTDFLEYAFRTDAYTLDIVFADDGGWSYDIHTTLAVKGQGSFDHHDRNTLHRVGEAKPNPWVQILAARGEA
- a CDS encoding ABC transporter permease, which translates into the protein MNFHGIWAIYKFEMARTLRTLWQSIATPVITTSLYFIVFGTGMGSRIPSINGVAYGSFIVPGLIMLSLLTQSVANASIGIYFPKFTGTVFELLSAPISAVELVIGYVGAAATKSVVIGLIILLTSGLFVPLRIDHPLAMLAFLLLTSVSFSMFGFIIGIWAKGFEQLNVVPALILTPLTFLGGTFYPLTFLPDPWRTVSLFNPIAYLISGFRWAFFGAVGDIDVRWSLGFIAGFLALCLGLIVTIFRTGYRLKN
- a CDS encoding ABC transporter ATP-binding protein, producing the protein MASILTIRGVSKTYGSGHKALDHVDLEIRRGEIFALLGPNGAGKTTLISIICGIVTPSTGTILVDGHDAIREPRAARSKIGLVPQEIAVDMFSTVGSALRFSRGLFGKAPDQAYCDQVLKDLSLWDKRNAKIMELSGGMKRRVMIAKALSHEPDILFLDEPTAGVDVSLRRDMWKMIGKLRERGVTIILTTHYIEEAEEMADRVGVIDKGQLLLVEEKAELMKKLGKRELDLSLVEPMTVIPAGLEEWHLSLEDEGHRLRYTFDAQAERTGIPSLLRKLSEMGIAFKDLDTSKSSLEDIFVGLVENKSAGNGEARA
- a CDS encoding DsbA family protein, with translation MIERLLRSPLALAGAFVLCALLGAGIFAAIQAALPGAGKAAQERVVHDYIVAHPDVLLDSVDAYHQKQQAAAAAQALAVVGPRVHTPFAGAWAGNPQGDVTVVAFMDYACGYCRASLPALAELLQRDPRVRVVYREIPVLGPDSVVAARWALAAAEQGKFRPFHDALFASDGPSAANIARAAAAAGLDTAQAQAALKSKPVEDELGSNREIAGQIGMSGTPTWVVGNQVLYGARDYASLSAAVAEARKGK
- a CDS encoding M48 family metalloprotease, which produces MKRIYALISAALLLWIQPAVAQSILRDAETEALFGDMAKPLFVAAGLSPANAKVVLINDSSINAFVAGGQVVYVHSGLIDAASSANEVQGVIAHEIGHIVGGHAVFQNDGGYTNISLLSLLLGVAAMAAGSGEAGTGILMAGQRAALGKYLAFSRVQEASADAAGSKFLNSAGISGRGMLSFFDKLTAQMHRYGYYSTDPEVDPFAQTHPMSQDRVETLKADLMNSPSWTKPNDPALEIRFKRVQAKLRGYVNDAKDTLAKYPVSDQSVYAHYARAYAYHKSGYPEQAAAETEALIKIAPKDPYFLELEGQIMLESGDPVGAIVPLREATALSNNQPLIASTLGHALLATENKANLDEAERVLKQAVARDNDNPFAWLNLGTVYDRKGDEPRTALATAERAHLMGDVGTALMSSRAAMAGLPQGSPDWVRAQDINMVSQTAWDEIRKKKKDR